Proteins from one Candidatus Zixiibacteriota bacterium genomic window:
- the pheS gene encoding phenylalanine--tRNA ligase subunit alpha has product MSGVKETNEILAEALSAIEAAASDNDLDNINIKYIGRKGIITSVLKSLKDLPIEERKSVGASANQARVKIEQAIEAARDKFKTGGVKTLVDPTLPGISHRLGALHPITTVIERMCRSFQSMGFAIARGPEVETDYYNFEALNFPPDHPARDMQDTFYVEGEKLLLRTHTTPVQARYLENHQPPIKIITPGKTYRNEEISTRSYCVFHQVDGFLVDEGVTLADLKGVLVAFCRDFFGEGLKLRFRPSYFPFTEPSAEVDISCFLCRGKGCRLCKQTGWLEILGCGMIDPNVLECAGMDSEKYTGYAFGIGVERIAMLKYGINDIRLFYENDIRFIRQFM; this is encoded by the coding sequence ATGTCCGGAGTTAAGGAGACCAATGAAATTCTGGCCGAAGCTCTTTCGGCCATAGAAGCGGCCGCTTCGGATAACGATCTCGATAATATCAATATCAAGTATATCGGCCGAAAAGGGATAATTACGTCCGTTCTGAAAAGTCTGAAGGATCTTCCGATCGAAGAACGGAAATCCGTGGGAGCGTCGGCCAACCAGGCCCGGGTGAAGATTGAGCAGGCGATTGAAGCGGCGCGCGATAAATTCAAGACCGGCGGAGTCAAAACTCTGGTTGATCCAACCTTGCCCGGTATAAGCCATCGTCTCGGCGCCCTGCATCCCATCACCACAGTCATCGAGCGGATGTGTCGCTCATTTCAGAGTATGGGCTTTGCCATTGCCCGCGGGCCCGAAGTGGAAACCGATTATTATAATTTCGAGGCACTCAATTTCCCGCCGGATCATCCGGCCCGGGATATGCAGGATACATTTTATGTGGAAGGTGAGAAGCTACTTCTCAGGACCCACACGACCCCGGTTCAGGCGCGCTACCTGGAAAATCATCAGCCACCGATCAAAATAATCACTCCGGGGAAAACCTATCGAAATGAGGAAATTTCCACCCGATCGTATTGTGTTTTTCACCAGGTGGATGGTTTTCTGGTTGATGAGGGCGTGACACTGGCCGATCTTAAAGGGGTGCTGGTGGCCTTCTGCCGGGATTTCTTCGGCGAGGGCTTGAAACTTCGTTTCCGCCCCAGCTATTTTCCGTTCACGGAACCATCGGCCGAGGTAGATATTTCCTGTTTTCTCTGTCGGGGAAAGGGGTGTCGGCTTTGCAAGCAAACCGGCTGGCTGGAAATTCTGGGATGCGGCATGATAGACCCCAATGTTCTTGAATGTGCCGGGATGGATTCGGAGAAATACACCGGCTACGCATTCGGGATCGGGGTGGAACGGATCGCCATGCTGAAATACGGGATTAACGATATCAGGCTTTTTTATGAGAATGATATTCGTTTTATAAGGCAATTCATGTAA
- the rplT gene encoding 50S ribosomal protein L20 translates to MPRAMNNVAAHRRHKKVLKRARGNYGARSRLYRTALETVHKGLTYAYRDRRNKKREFRRLWIVRISAAAKQYGMNYSTFINGLKKAGVGLDRKALADIAARDTATFGRLVDMAKVN, encoded by the coding sequence ATGCCACGCGCAATGAATAATGTTGCCGCTCATAGAAGACATAAAAAGGTATTGAAAAGAGCCCGCGGCAATTACGGGGCCCGTTCCCGGTTATACAGGACGGCACTGGAAACAGTTCATAAGGGTTTGACTTATGCCTATCGCGATCGCCGTAATAAAAAGCGGGAATTCCGTCGTTTGTGGATTGTCCGGATTTCGGCGGCCGCCAAGCAGTACGGGATGAACTATTCAACATTTATTAACGGTTTGAAAAAAGCCGGGGTCGGTCTTGATCGCAAAGCCCTGGCGGATATTGCCGCCCGGGATACGGCCACGTTCGGCCGCCTGGTTGATATGGCCAAGGTTAATTAA
- the rpmI gene encoding 50S ribosomal protein L35 codes for MPKIKTSRSAAKRFKRTATGKIKRKKAYHSHILTKKSPKRKRNLRKSDLVSAVDCRRVNKMLPY; via the coding sequence ATGCCAAAGATAAAAACGAGCCGATCCGCAGCGAAACGATTCAAGCGGACAGCGACCGGCAAGATCAAGCGTAAGAAGGCCTATCATTCGCATATTCTGACGAAGAAGTCGCCCAAGCGGAAGCGGAATTTACGCAAGTCGGACCTGGTCAGCGCGGTGGATTGCCGCCGGGTCAATAAGATGCTGCCCTATTGA
- the infC gene encoding translation initiation factor IF-3 codes for MKKKTTRVNEKILVTPVRVIGENGEQVGILPVKEAIDRARAANLDLVEVSPNSRPPVCRIMDYGKYKYEQSKKERQAKKKQHTVQMRAMRYRPKTDEHDYQFKTRHVREFLEQGSKVKVFVMFTGREMARTELGRKILDRVVEDLSDISTIGQIPKLEGRRLTMILNPKPPTGKSKEKRTENAKDKNEPIRSETIQADSDRQDQA; via the coding sequence ATAAAGAAGAAAACGACTCGCGTAAACGAGAAGATTCTGGTAACGCCGGTCCGGGTGATCGGCGAAAACGGCGAACAGGTCGGGATACTGCCGGTAAAAGAGGCTATTGATCGAGCCCGGGCGGCTAACCTGGACCTGGTGGAAGTTTCGCCGAACAGCCGGCCGCCGGTTTGCCGCATCATGGATTACGGAAAGTACAAGTACGAGCAGTCGAAGAAAGAACGACAGGCAAAGAAGAAGCAACATACGGTCCAGATGCGGGCGATGCGTTACCGGCCCAAAACAGACGAGCATGATTATCAATTCAAGACGAGACATGTTCGGGAATTTCTCGAGCAGGGGAGTAAAGTAAAGGTTTTTGTGATGTTCACGGGCCGGGAGATGGCCAGAACGGAACTGGGCCGCAAAATTTTAGACAGGGTCGTGGAAGATCTCAGTGATATCAGCACCATCGGGCAAATCCCGAAGCTGGAGGGGCGGCGGCTGACAATGATATTGAATCCGAAACCTCCGACAGGTAAATCAAAAGAGAAGAGGACTGAAAATGCCAAAGATAAAAACGAGCCGATCCGCAGCGAAACGATTCAAGCGGACAGCGACCGGCAAGATCAAGCGTAA
- the thrS gene encoding threonine--tRNA ligase: protein MAEEIKIKFPDGSVKNYPKGVTGYEVARSISPGLAKEALAVKVNGHLRDLKAGIESDNPVEILTFDKPEGKFVFWHSSAHVMAQAVTELFPGVKLAIGPPIEEGFYYDFEVEKPFSPEDLERIEKRVEEIIREKAEFHREEVSREEMLEKYKKESESYKVEMLEEDILDDRVSVYKHSSFEDLCRGPHIPNTGMIKAFKLISSSGAYWRGDEHKTMLQRIYGVSYPKKSMLDDYVHRLEEAKRRDHRILGKQLELFHISNEVGAGLVMWLPKGALIRNEIENFWREEHLKHGYQLVFSPHIAHLDLWHRSGHTDFYTENMFNPIEVDQARYQIKPMNCPFHISMYKSRRWSYRDLPMRWAELGTVYRYEMPGVLHGLMRVRGFTQDDAHHFVSPEMMEDELVWLIKFCLDILRPFGFENYDIFLSTRPEKAIGDPADWVKAENGLRRAMDILKLEYQVDEGGGAFYGPKIDIKIKDALNRSWQCSTIQFDFSLPERFDLTYADKDGQLKRPFMIHRALLGSIERFFGVLIEHYAGKFPLWLAPVQVKILPITDSLNDYGEKILESLKESGFRAELDSRSEKIGHKIRESELQKIPYMFIIGEKEKANGTVSVRLHGKGDMGGFKPEELIPIMKQEIRDKALISKLL from the coding sequence ATGGCTGAAGAGATTAAAATAAAATTTCCGGATGGCTCGGTCAAGAATTACCCGAAAGGGGTCACCGGCTACGAGGTCGCCCGTTCGATATCGCCGGGACTGGCCAAAGAGGCCCTGGCGGTTAAAGTCAACGGTCATCTCAGGGATTTAAAGGCCGGGATCGAGAGCGATAATCCGGTTGAAATCCTGACTTTCGACAAACCTGAAGGGAAATTCGTTTTCTGGCACTCTTCGGCTCATGTGATGGCCCAGGCCGTGACGGAGTTATTTCCGGGGGTGAAGCTGGCTATCGGTCCTCCGATCGAAGAGGGTTTTTACTACGATTTCGAGGTGGAGAAACCATTCTCACCGGAGGATCTCGAAAGAATCGAAAAACGGGTCGAGGAAATAATTCGTGAGAAAGCCGAGTTTCACCGCGAGGAAGTCAGCCGCGAGGAAATGCTGGAGAAGTATAAAAAAGAGAGTGAATCCTACAAAGTCGAAATGCTGGAAGAGGATATTCTCGATGACCGGGTATCGGTTTATAAGCATTCATCTTTTGAAGATCTTTGCCGGGGGCCGCATATTCCCAACACGGGAATGATTAAGGCCTTCAAATTGATTTCATCGTCGGGAGCCTACTGGCGGGGCGATGAGCACAAGACGATGCTTCAGCGGATCTACGGGGTGTCATATCCCAAGAAGAGCATGCTGGATGATTACGTCCATCGGTTGGAGGAGGCCAAGAGGCGGGATCACCGAATACTGGGCAAGCAACTGGAGCTGTTTCATATCAGTAACGAAGTAGGGGCGGGACTGGTGATGTGGCTTCCGAAAGGTGCTCTGATTCGGAACGAGATCGAGAATTTCTGGCGCGAGGAACATCTCAAACATGGGTATCAGCTGGTTTTTTCGCCTCATATAGCCCATCTGGATCTCTGGCATCGGTCGGGACATACCGATTTTTATACCGAGAATATGTTTAACCCGATCGAGGTTGACCAGGCGCGGTATCAGATCAAGCCGATGAATTGCCCGTTTCATATCAGTATGTACAAATCACGGCGCTGGAGTTACCGCGATCTACCGATGCGCTGGGCGGAACTGGGAACGGTTTACCGCTACGAAATGCCGGGAGTTCTGCACGGACTGATGCGAGTCAGGGGGTTTACTCAGGATGATGCACACCATTTCGTGTCGCCGGAGATGATGGAAGATGAGCTGGTCTGGCTGATTAAATTTTGTCTGGATATTCTTCGACCATTCGGATTCGAGAATTATGATATCTTTTTATCGACCCGTCCGGAGAAGGCTATCGGTGACCCGGCCGACTGGGTTAAGGCGGAGAATGGCCTTCGGCGCGCAATGGATATATTGAAGCTGGAATATCAGGTCGATGAGGGCGGAGGGGCCTTTTACGGGCCGAAGATAGATATCAAGATTAAAGATGCCCTGAATCGGAGCTGGCAGTGTTCGACGATTCAGTTCGATTTCTCGCTTCCGGAGCGCTTTGATTTGACTTACGCCGATAAAGACGGGCAGCTCAAGCGGCCATTTATGATTCACCGGGCACTTCTGGGTTCGATCGAGAGGTTTTTCGGGGTCTTAATCGAGCATTATGCGGGCAAATTCCCGCTGTGGCTGGCCCCGGTGCAGGTGAAAATCCTGCCGATCACGGATTCCCTCAATGATTACGGGGAGAAGATCCTGGAGTCTTTGAAGGAATCCGGATTCCGGGCGGAGCTTGATTCGCGTTCGGAAAAAATTGGTCATAAGATTCGTGAATCGGAGTTGCAGAAAATTCCTTATATGTTTATAATAGGTGAAAAAGAAAAAGCTAACGGAACGGTTTCGGTCAGACTCCACGGAAAAGGAGATATGGGCGGTTTTAAGCCGGAGGAGCTGATTCCCATAATGAAACAGGAAATCCGGGATAAAGCGCTAATATCCAAGTTGTTATAG
- a CDS encoding aspartyl protease family protein, with amino-acid sequence MMRVFRNSIAGVLIPMVIIACFGCSGEKTSKMGKSQSDHNYKFDSGEAAFRIPFELYGNLIFVEVMVNDSGPLWFILDSGCEYSLLSKETAGKSGLKMSGPEMIEQPGGEIEVYSTGEVSFGMPGVRFINQTVPIYPLESLESIAGRSINGILGHDVFERFVVVINYDSQYIDIYEPDGYEYQGDGEILEVTVENDEAFIETEIEHPAGRRIQARLMLDTGSINVIGFNGSYVKATELFGSNQKTIPALGIAIGGKTENYVTRIEALHLGKIDIINPVVGASVDTLRSGDAGTIAGEVFRRFTLIFDYAHGRLILEKNRHFDELYEYDMSGIFPIGEFPDFAVKKVLAVMPGTPAAESGILAGDYIEEIDGLQAGQLSILEIRRIFIGDGKTVRLKIRRDQDILEKNIKLKRLI; translated from the coding sequence ATGATGAGAGTATTCAGGAATTCGATTGCGGGGGTATTAATTCCTATGGTCATAATAGCCTGCTTTGGCTGTTCCGGAGAGAAAACATCGAAGATGGGAAAGAGCCAATCCGATCACAATTATAAGTTTGATTCGGGTGAAGCAGCTTTCCGGATACCTTTTGAGCTGTATGGTAACCTTATTTTTGTCGAGGTCATGGTAAATGATTCCGGTCCGCTCTGGTTCATTCTGGATTCCGGCTGCGAATATTCACTGCTCAGTAAGGAAACCGCCGGGAAATCAGGTTTAAAGATGAGTGGTCCGGAAATGATCGAACAACCCGGGGGAGAGATTGAAGTTTATTCGACAGGCGAGGTATCGTTCGGGATGCCGGGTGTCAGGTTTATCAATCAAACGGTACCAATTTATCCTCTGGAATCGCTGGAGTCGATTGCCGGAAGATCAATCAACGGTATTCTCGGCCATGATGTTTTTGAGCGATTTGTCGTCGTAATTAACTATGATTCGCAGTATATAGACATATATGAACCGGATGGATATGAATATCAGGGTGATGGCGAGATTCTTGAGGTCACGGTAGAAAACGACGAGGCTTTTATCGAGACGGAGATAGAACATCCGGCGGGACGAAGAATCCAGGCCAGGTTGATGCTGGATACCGGCTCTATAAATGTGATCGGTTTCAACGGCTCATATGTCAAAGCCACCGAATTATTCGGTTCCAATCAGAAAACCATACCGGCTTTGGGAATTGCGATCGGGGGCAAGACGGAAAATTATGTGACTCGTATCGAAGCTCTGCATCTAGGCAAAATTGATATAATCAATCCGGTGGTCGGGGCCTCGGTCGATACTCTAAGAAGCGGCGACGCGGGGACGATTGCGGGCGAAGTTTTTCGGCGGTTTACATTGATTTTCGATTATGCCCATGGACGCCTAATCCTTGAGAAAAACCGCCATTTCGATGAACTCTATGAATATGATATGAGCGGCATATTTCCTATCGGGGAATTTCCCGATTTTGCGGTTAAAAAGGTTTTAGCGGTGATGCCCGGTACTCCGGCCGCTGAATCCGGAATATTGGCAGGCGATTATATCGAGGAAATAGACGGTCTTCAGGCCGGGCAGTTATCCATCCTGGAAATTCGCAGAATTTTCATTGGTGACGGGAAGACAGTCCGGTTAAAAATCCGGCGCGATCAGGATATTCTTGAAAAGAATATAAAACTCAAGCGTTTGATTTAA
- a CDS encoding NAD(P)H-binding protein, with amino-acid sequence MINKILIIGGTGLLGQPVTWRFKYDGYQVRLLSHSPERARRIFGDQVEIVEGDVTQPDGLAEAIRGCDAVYINLGAKMNIPDYERVEHRGTINIVQAAAGSDIERIGMISELNVGTTDIDNHYFRAKRGAEKAVTESGFPYTIFRCCHFFDSLPLYVVDKRAMMFGRQPHKRSWISSSDYALMVSKAFSMDEAKNKIFHVRGIDRLTVREALEKYLGITGAEVKITETPLWLLGLLSRFSKNKSMRGLAEFMKAFDRIPEAETEDDTEEILGPALTTIGDWAREYTLKK; translated from the coding sequence ATGATCAATAAAATACTCATTATCGGCGGCACGGGTCTTCTGGGACAGCCGGTTACCTGGCGATTTAAATATGACGGGTACCAGGTGCGTCTGCTCAGTCATTCCCCGGAGCGCGCCCGTCGTATTTTCGGTGATCAGGTTGAAATTGTCGAAGGTGATGTGACGCAACCGGATGGATTGGCCGAGGCAATTCGGGGATGCGACGCTGTTTATATCAATCTGGGGGCGAAGATGAATATCCCCGATTACGAGCGAGTTGAACACCGGGGAACCATCAATATAGTACAGGCGGCCGCGGGCTCTGATATTGAACGGATCGGAATGATATCGGAGTTGAATGTCGGCACGACCGACATAGATAATCATTATTTTCGGGCCAAGAGGGGCGCCGAGAAGGCCGTGACAGAAAGCGGTTTCCCGTACACTATTTTTCGCTGTTGCCATTTCTTTGACTCTTTGCCGCTTTATGTGGTGGACAAACGAGCCATGATGTTCGGCCGCCAGCCCCATAAAAGATCATGGATATCATCGAGCGACTATGCCCTGATGGTTTCCAAAGCGTTTTCCATGGATGAGGCCAAGAATAAAATATTTCATGTTCGGGGAATCGATCGATTGACGGTCCGAGAAGCGCTTGAAAAATACCTGGGGATTACCGGGGCAGAAGTCAAAATTACGGAAACGCCGCTCTGGTTATTGGGTCTTCTTTCGAGATTCTCGAAGAATAAAAGTATGAGAGGTCTCGCCGAATTCATGAAGGCTTTCGACCGGATACCGGAGGCTGAGACCGAAGATGATACCGAGGAAATCCTGGGGCCGGCCCTGACCACAATTGGAGATTGGGCCAGAGAATACACCCTTAAGAAATAG